CAAGccggaaaataattttaacttgtcAAAAGATCTAAGAACTCttctatttttctttgaaaatcaaACAGTTTCCGAGATAGCACTTAATATAACGGGAGAATCACTCTTTATATTCAACAATATCTAATCGCCAAATGAATTGAATACTTGGATTAAAAGCACCTTACAGatcgaatattattaaatttgctcgagttttttcattttaacacGCTTTAATTAGCTTCAtatgtatgttagtatgttagtaggTAACGGAAGCTttaaacatgattttgaccctcttctaaacgtcggattaactccaaaaatgaaataccgatgacaatacaacaATTTTATCAGTGTGAATAAATCGAGtgaatttttgagttttttgggtcaaaatgacctcTTACATAAACAAggttttatgtaattcaaaaaaattaaatttcttagatatttttcgaaagtataataaagaataataaaatacttaatttgttttgattaattttaataaaaatattactgaaaAGTGGTAcacaaatattcaaaacaagAAAATAGGAGTTTATTAAACCAAATAGGTCAGAAATTTTGCATGTATACAGATTGTTATAAATTACTTCCTGATATTGATATTACAGAATCAATGTAAAGTTTACAACTTTAATTATATTGACATggtataaaacatatatatgtattCAATTACAATGAGTTTTATAAAACGAGACAAACtataattgggattttgaaccaaatttttttgacaaaaatggaaagatcatatatatataagttttataagaaatttttttttcatgataattttaaagttacagacagttttttTCGAGAGAGACACGAAATCGTAcggcaaaaaaaatgttcggaAATCATTGTTGTTACGTAATAATggcaatttaatattatcttttacgaacattattttggtcgggcgttttcgtttctcttttgaaaagttcttttaaaactgcctgtaactttaaaattatcatggaaTAAAAAACAGTTCTGTTATAACTTATATATGTTATCTTTCTATTTTTGTCAAAGCTAGgcatataaatcattttattcgaCATTCGACAAAACGGATTGTCCGTTGTCAAACAGTTGTCCAAACCATAGAACGAACATTTATCCAACATATACATAGTTTCAATGGTGaagtaataatagttttttaggcCTGAGCCCAAGCAAAAGAGCCTTTTAAAAAAtcgtcattaaaaaaaattctgcctGAGTTTATTCGAGACGTTATTTAACTAAATTGATAGTTGAGGTGATGTTCGAAAAGTTTTTGCATAACCTCAAGAAATGCgcattttgcattttttcaagAGTTTCAGTAGTTGAGGTTTAACCGATCGATTTGATCTCTTAAAATCAGTATCGATTATTAATGAGTTGTTCTTAAGAAAACAAACAACCTTATCGTTTTGAAGAACTTTTATAACGTCTACATTTCAGAATATCTTTGTACATAGACGTAGACAGATAGATGGTAAcgctaataaatatttatttaataaataatcgatTCACCTCAATGTAATGCAGTAAAGTATTACTTATTTACTTGTAAAATGtcatatcaattaatttttaatgagaaaactagatatcaaaatattataaagtttaaaaaaataaaataaaatacatagttaggtacaaaataaacataatttatgttattttataaagtgtttcatagttattttataaagtgttTCATAGTTATTTTATGCAGCATGAATGCAGTTTCACTCCCAAAggagtacaaaataaattttcgccAATTTTTCATGCTCTTTATACAGTATGTTCCATAAAGTTAAGCAATCCTATAATGAGAAATGTAACTTAGGCTTAATTGGACAGAGAAAAATGTTTCCAATAAAGGTTGTTAGATtcgaaagttgattctcataaaaaactaacattttttatcaatacaattttttttcgaaaaacgtcagCTTTCgcaggaaatgcgacttaaaaagatgtcattattgcatttactcgaaagaaaaaacgctaactacggaaaaatgctttagacaaaagttgtcaagggcattAGAGGACATTCGTCTGTACATGAATTTGGACTTACAGTTATCGATAAACTTGTTAAGCGCATTGCTTTCTTATTACTTAGcgcattttctttcgattaaatgcaataatgtcaTACTTTTAActtgcatttcctccgaaatctaacgttttttcgaaaaatgttttgaaaaaaattgttggttttttatgagagtcaactttctaattgaaagtgttattctatctcttgccgtttagaatctaaattggctattaaagcaacccgaaaaactaggtccaatctaatTTCAGAACATGATGTTTCCTATCAATatctatacaatttttgttgaagttatttttttattgattaactaAAAACGAATTATCAGCCATTATAGaataaaatgacccaccctgtatagaTGTAGAAACGCAACGTACAGAAGTTATCAAACACGTTCATCATCATTTGTctatatttatatcaaacaaACCTTATATTCACACAAAAGgttagttgtattttttttgtaatatcagCAGTTTCTTTAATTAGATCATTTTGTCTTAATaacactttaataataaaaagaaaaaaaaaactcaattataAGAGTCAATTCCTTCATTGAATTTCGTTCATAATATTACCAACTTAGCCTTAATTcatgtaattgaaaattaaccgaaataaaattatctcagtgagcataaaattatttattattccgGTTAATTTTCACACATaagtttgatttaaaattaatataatgaagtaaatttttagtttaattcaattgtatatttattttaccgaAGGCTTAACCTATAGGCAGAAGCGCTCTGATCGAATCGAcccagttttttgaaaatttctttattaccccGTATCATCCCAACGGCTGGATGAATTTTGACAGTTGAGTACGCTAATTTATCTCCTAAAAGTAAGCACTTTCGAAATATTGTTGAATGCGTGTAGTTTGAAAACTAAATCATAGTTATCCACCTTTTTGGGGAAgattaaagcaaattttttactttttattttttatttgtacccTCTAAGGCGTTAAGTGTGCCTTATATAAATGACAGCTGCCAGGAAGACAGACAAAGTTACATTTTCGGGTGcatctcaaaatattttttgttcaaccatttgtttatatgaatttatataattaaatttgaaaataaattaataatcttgttaaatttaccaaattaaCTTTCTATCAATATCCACAGACTCTGTTTTCGTTTTGGAGATACTACGTTCAAAATAATACACATTATGTTCGCCTACAAACAAGAATTCAATATGTTTTATAGAGGTAACAGAAATTGTACAATGATGTAAGGAATAAATAAGTGAACGTAATGAAATGAGaagataattgaattatttgtattttatttgttattaattctttcaattttatttgtcattgattgaaaaaaatattcaagttgTACATGTCGGGAAAAGTGTAGACCCAGggatcaaaatttacttttaagttttattttttatcaatggaAATAATTATTCCATATAGCCCTGTTATTTCTTAACACTATATATACTTTATTaagaatttcaatattaaacagTTATCGATAAGAACGTGTGATACATGGCATATGGTGTATGTTTCATCGAACAAGATCACAATTTACCGAGGTTCACATCCAAATGTAGCTAGGACCGCCTCTATCGATTGTTATCTTTACAGTTCACTTTAGAAAATAGCGTCAGATAGTGTACATGCTTTAGACATTTAACACCCTACCAGTTTCTATCTTACTCTTTTCGTGGCTTGGGAAAAATGAAATTCCTTTTTGTCCAGTTTTAATACGACTATGCAAACTTGCTTACTcataaattggataaaataattgttaaattaaataagtatcTACTATCATGTATCATCGGTGCTTGTCGATTCTGAAGGACATGGCTATGCGTCTTTTCCAACTATAACTCTTAGTTATAGTTAACTATAACTATAACTCTTAGTTAGTTATCGGaaaaatcttatttatattttacttgaaaacaaatgcaTGTGGATCAATCATTGTCTAGGTTGTTTGCTTTCTATAGTGCTCCAACGTAAAACATATCCGGGGTACAGCACCTTACTCCTCCATGTAGTGCTTACCTACCtagttatattgaaaaaaaagtaatcatAAATATCCATTCAAGCAACAAACTCAAGGGAAATTATCCAGGGAAATTATATGAAAAGGGACATTTTATACTTGACAAGTATTATagttataaaactatattatttgagtagaatatatatttgttgaaatactattgttatgaatgtacaaaaaaaattaatatttggtttagtttttggataatttgaatataacacaaaatgaaaatattaacgtAAGGTAAACATACGCTGATTGCCACTTATTGAGATAAAATCTCAATGAGTCtacaaaaactatattatttctgtatataattaaatcgttgaaaatggaaaaattaaggGTACAATGATTGCATGAGAAATTTCATTAAACAGGCAGAAACCTTTTCTTTAACAACCATAAACTATTAATTCAAGATCTCTGAAGTACCATagagtataaaataaaagaatgagTCCAAAATCATACAAATGCTCAcataaaattcttgaaaaagcTTTAAACTCCTAAGAAGTCAGCTAGAAACACCTTCTTGTCAATCTTATGGAGATGAATTTCTGCAGATCTTGTcatgaaaatattgaaactgGGATCTCGATACAATTTTGGGTTTCTatctaaaatatcaaatatatttgttaacGATGTATAgagctattatttttatatgaattttgatacaagtttgTAGAAGAATTTATAGCGCTCAATATTTCCACCACAATTTTGTTAATGTCTTTTGTGCATCTGCTAATGGCATTATAGCTCTATGCTTGATTGtcttgttatttatatatatttgatactaggtactatatatttaatactacttttaatattgtattatattaaaagtagtattattatatacttatatctcgttaatgaaaaacatttataaagtataaatatcACAAGAATAAACATGAAACAAGCTTCTTTTAAacctactaaaaaatagaaaataatttttctatttagtaAAACCTGGAgatgctcaatttaaaatattttaaataactatttagagcgcttcaaaatattatcaaataattatatttaagccCCGCAAATTTCATTCTCTGATGAAACGtccaaaaattttatggaaattaaaatatatttgaaagacacaaaaacatttgaaatattattacataaaatagtaCTAACGCGCTGTTCATTATAATTAGTAAtggattattttctaatttgcatgattaatatagaaattaatatataaattcttCCCACACTCTATTTTATCGAAATTCAATTAAAcatttctctttaaaaaaaaccatgaaaGTATTAATACTTTATactagaacaaaaaaaaaacccttttatGGTTGTAGAAAACCAATCTTTAAGTAGCACATTGTTAATGATCGTTTTCACAGCTTCTTGGCTTCGTGCTTTCACTTATAGTAATTAAATTGATGATTGATGATACTCTCGCATCATTATATAATATGcggataataaattaaatctcgTCAGATGTTAATCTATTACATTTGATAATTGTCAAActtcatttttaaacttaaactgcttaaaaaatttaaagtgttttatagTATTTTCAATAAGGTGTATAGAAGTTAGAAGTTAGCGACCTAGTTTTGGGTCAAAGGAAAGAAAAGGAGAAGCATTAAGTCATGTTActtgattttttgttaaaatttatctgACTTAagaagatagatagatagaacagacttaaggatgtacgagcatcagggcaattttggataaaaggcttgatatatgaagttgggctaataaattctgaaaattctaaatcaattctgaaaattttaggaggagtgtcggattatttaaataaataaatgacttcaaaagtaggaatatttaaCATGGGTCTtgtgggaaaacggtagatggatgatatgttttcatagatttctccaaaacttgtcggtggaaatgaaaagaaaacttttaaaagttgTGCAAGACTACTTAATGATGTATTAGCACGATAGTGGGcacagaaatttaaaaagatctatttttttcaattttgatcgcGAATTACGTTATAACTTGACAGTATAAGACGAAAagaaagagttaaatttttcgatatctggagtaattttcaaaatatcgaaaattttgtttcattatttcgatatttagaAAACCAAAgtagatatcgaaatatttttcgtctacatttgtgaatttataacaaaattcatcatcaaagttgaaaataaggaacaaataatttcatctcaaagtctaaaattgccttggcaatcgtactaccttaaattttactataacaaTTCATAAACCAGTATTTCGTCGAATCCATTCACGAACACTTGAAACTCTTGCAAAAATGTGTGGATGATCTTCATCGACTGCTGTACTCATTCCAATACCTTGTAGTTTCCCTAATGCAATTAATGGAGCACCTTTGTTTCTATAGACATAACTTCTAGTTGCCTCAATATTAACAAGTCCCACACATAGAGTATGTCTCGTAATTTGGAATTCgtcattaatcaaaaataatttttgacatttttcaaggCCCACAACCGGTAACCGAACTGTGTATATTGTTGGTTTTGTCTGCAATATGTAATacagttttttgtaaaataaaaatacgttaATGATAGATACtacaaatgaattttatgatgtTAGGCTTTAATATTGTATATGAAAAAGTTGTACTTTAAGTCTTTAGTTCATGAATATTGGAATTTcgattatcatttttttagcaGTTTGTAACTGCTTCCGATTcccaaattttacaaattttatacctATATTTTCCGGGGTTAAAGTTGTACGTTGTTGTGTGTGCTACGgaactgttttttttaatgtaaatattcaaaatacgtACATACGTATGTAAAATAAGTCGTAAAAGAAATAAATCGTAATATTTacgagtttagaaaaaaaattagtttgaattaAGAGAACAGATTGtttcaaagaataaaatatacgtagtgtaagagagatgtttAACATATACAGAATCACAGatgtctattattattatttatcatacagaatacctGATGCATGTACTTTAGAGTTAAAAAGAATACTATATTTGAATATGTTTGTGTACTAAGCCTGTCTATACACACATATTATTGCTGCATGACGCAGtatacaacatttttacaatattgtaaggAGACCACAGCCTTAATGTCGGTTTTCcccaaacaaaaacaaaactctaACTGAAACAAAActgcaacaaaaacaaaaacaaaactgagaCTGTAAGGGCCATTGGCTAATACATTGCCAGTCcctaaaaagtttgtaaaacgttgcagttttgttttttcgacTTGAGtctcagttttgtttttataaccggcattacaagtaaataatttcttggcctataaaatgctacaatttaataaccaaatatttttactaataatcaaatttcttttttaaattaattattgaggTCGTTGATTCAAGAAACAATTACTTGTAATAAGAACATCAATAGTCAAATAAACAAGTTCAATCCAGTAATTGTGTTTACTGTGTAAACggataattatcaattttcaaaaatgacatctcaattaagaaaattacttttcttaCCATATTTGATGAAATAGATATATCATACGCTGTCACATTACACCATTCAGGTTCGTTCAGATATTCAATTCGATTTGGTAACTCAATTGGTCTAGCTATCGATGAATAACTTAACGATTCTTTGAGCTCAATTATCGCAATATCAAAATCCCATTTGGGATTTCCATAATTACcgtgtttaattattttagatacATTATACTTTGTAGATCCAACTTCAACAAAAACAGTAGATGGTTTTGAGAATGAAAAACATGTAGCagaagttaaaataaaagtttgactTATAATTGCTCCGCCACAGTATTTTTGATCCTCTGCTGGTGTGTTTATGAAGACAAAATAAGGCACATCTCTCGCTTCCATTCTTTTGGGTTCAATTAATGGATAACTTACATCCTCGGgtttgaaataatcatcgcctaaaaattttaaaataaagtattagttttatttttaacgttGCGGGTgtatatcaaatttgacaaacgCAAAGGAAATTAGGTATTTTAATCAAGATAAACAATGTGGAAAGAGAGAACTTATGCTTACTTACCGCAAATTGAAAACACAAATAACACCATGTAacagaaaattgttaatttcatttttttttttttttttgaaaacttttttactaagatttaatacatttacaaaattaccTCTTGATCtaattcaagaaaatgaaatttaactctttttataaccaaagatatgaaaaaaaccacaagtgaaaacaagcaattgacttaGTAAATTGTTGGAAAGTATTGAAtgcacagattataatttatttaaaattaaaaactattatctgTGATTGAATGTCAGtgcagaaaatttaaaaaaaccaacacaattatgacgGTTTTTCGTCCcccatttatttagttttggaaattttttaaaggtattatttttctagaatttttttctagaattgttCACAAGACCACGAGCTTGTAGAAGAAGCTGCAGGTAGCTCCTTCTAATTTTCAACACGCTGTCAATTagagttttggagaaaaatgaacaaagttttgtc
The Chrysoperla carnea chromosome 4, inChrCarn1.1, whole genome shotgun sequence genome window above contains:
- the LOC123298459 gene encoding trypsin-5-like, producing the protein MKLTIFCYMVLFVFSICGDDYFKPEDVSYPLIEPKRMEARDVPYFVFINTPAEDQKYCGGAIISQTFILTSATCFSFSKPSTVFVEVGSTKYNVSKIIKHGNYGNPKWDFDIAIIELKESLSYSSIARPIELPNRIEYLNEPEWCNVTAYDISISSNMTKPTIYTVRLPVVGLEKCQKLFLINDEFQITRHTLCVGLVNIEATRSYVYRNKGAPLIALGKLQGIGMSTAVDEDHPHIFARVSSVREWIRRNTGL